DNA from Sphingomonas sp. SUN039:
TGCGGAGGGCCACTGGTGGGTACAAAACCTGTCCGCCGCCATCCCCGCATGCCTGCTGGGACCAGGCAACGGCCGCACCGTGCTCGACCTGTGCGCGGCTCCCGGGGGCAAGACGATGCAGCTCGCCGCTGCGGGCTGGAACGTCATCGCCGTCGAACAGCATGCCAAACGCGCCGAACGGCTCCGCGAAAATCTGGCACGAACGAAGCTGGCCGCCGACATCCAAATCGGCGATGTCATGACATGGGTGCCCGCTGCGCCTGCCGATGCCATCCTGCTCGACGCGCCGTGCAGCGCGACCGGCATCTTCGCGCGCCACCCCGATGTCCTCCACCGCATCGGACCCAAGGACATCGCCGCGCTCGCCGGGCTCCAGACGCGCATGCTCGCCCGCGCCGCCGACTGGCTCGCACCCGGCGGGCGGCTGGTCTACGCGACCTGCTCGCTCGAACCCGAAGAGGGCGAAAAGATCGTTACGGCGAGCAATCTGGTCATCGATCCGGTCGGCGCGCACGAACTCCCCCCCGGCGTCGTCCCCGCCCCCGAAGGCTGGGTCCGCATCCTGCCGGTGCCGGGGCGTGACGGATTCTTCATGGCGCGTTTGCGACGGCCCTGAAGGATGGGAAGAAGGGTTTAACGCGAAGGCGCAAAGAAGAAGGAAAGACGCAAAGATTTTGGCTCTTGCCACGTCTTTCCCGCGCCAGCGGGCATTCACCCGTGGTCATGCGGGCGATTATGATTGCCGCTTCGCGGGATGACGCAGGCAGTGCGCTTTCGTCGCGCCTTCCCTTCTTCTTTGCGCCTTCGCGTTAAACCCCTTCTCCCTACGCCACCCGCTTGCCCCCCCCCATTCGGCTGACTAAGGCCTTGCACCCATGTCCCATCCCGTCCGCATCGCCCCGTCGATTCTGAGCGCCGATTTCGCGCGGCTGGGGGAGGAGGTTCGCGCCATTGAGGCTGCCGGGGCCGACTGGGTGCATGTCGATGTCATGGACGGGCATTTCGTGCCCAATATCACGATCGGGCCGATGGTCGTGAAGGCGCTGCGCCCGCACACCACGCTTCTGCTCGATGTCCATCTGATGATCTCACCGGTCGACACTTTCCTCGACGCCTTTGCCGAGGCGGGGGCCGATGTCATCACCTTTCATCCCGAGGCGGGGCCGCACGCGCACCGCACCGTTCAGCGCATCAAGGCGCTCGGCAAGCTGGCGGGGGTCTCGCTCAACCCCGCTACGCCGGCCAAGATGCTCGATTATCTCATCGACGAGATCGACCTCGTCCTCGTCATGAGCGTCAATCCCGGCTTCGGCGGACAGAGTTTCATCGAAAGCCAGCTCAGGAAGATTTCCGCCATCCGCAAGATGATCGACGCAAGCGGGCGCGACATCCGGCTCGAGGTCGATGGCGGCGTCGATGACGGTAACATCGCACGCATCGTTGCCGCCGGTGCCGATGTGCTCGTTGCCGGGACCGCGACATTCAAGGGCGGACCGGACCACTACGCCACCAATATTGCGGGCCTCAAAGCCGGGGCACTGGCTGCGGGATGAGCGACCGCGACCCGAGCGAATTCCTGACCGACGAGGCCGCCGCAATCCAGATCGAATCGGGCAAGCGGCTGGTACGCGCGGGCGACCGGGGCCTGTCGCTCGGCGAACGGCTGACGGGCGCGCTCTACCGGCTGACGTGGCGCACCCCGTTGCACGGCCTGCGTCTCAACGGGCGCTATCCGTTGAAACTGCTTGCCGTCCCCGAAGACCCGGTCGCGGGCAATCCCGAGGCCGGTCGGCAGCTCGTAGAGGGGCTGATGGTCCGGGGTCGCGAGCGCCTCGCGCTGGCCGATGTCGATTTTACCGGCACCGGCGCCTCGCCCGCGCT
Protein-coding regions in this window:
- a CDS encoding RsmB/NOP family class I SAM-dependent RNA methyltransferase, with product MAETPAGTATGLPARRAAMGMIDAVLRRGQRFDALPAHGLAPSDEGLARAIAGEVFRRLPDLDALIDSATAQPLPGDAKARTVLRIALVQTLVLGTPPHAAIATALPMVEGGPKRLVHGVFGTLMRRGSLLPEVPTLPEAVRQRWGAAWGYAMLGDAARALAVPPPLDLTLRDLNEDGGVGGEDIGTGQRRLPRGHNVADLPGYAEGHWWVQNLSAAIPACLLGPGNGRTVLDLCAAPGGKTMQLAAAGWNVIAVEQHAKRAERLRENLARTKLAADIQIGDVMTWVPAAPADAILLDAPCSATGIFARHPDVLHRIGPKDIAALAGLQTRMLARAADWLAPGGRLVYATCSLEPEEGEKIVTASNLVIDPVGAHELPPGVVPAPEGWVRILPVPGRDGFFMARLRRP
- the rpe gene encoding ribulose-phosphate 3-epimerase, whose protein sequence is MSHPVRIAPSILSADFARLGEEVRAIEAAGADWVHVDVMDGHFVPNITIGPMVVKALRPHTTLLLDVHLMISPVDTFLDAFAEAGADVITFHPEAGPHAHRTVQRIKALGKLAGVSLNPATPAKMLDYLIDEIDLVLVMSVNPGFGGQSFIESQLRKISAIRKMIDASGRDIRLEVDGGVDDGNIARIVAAGADVLVAGTATFKGGPDHYATNIAGLKAGALAAG